In a genomic window of Opisthocomus hoazin isolate bOpiHoa1 chromosome 19, bOpiHoa1.hap1, whole genome shotgun sequence:
- the GTF3C5 gene encoding general transcription factor 3C polypeptide 5 isoform X1, with translation MAAAKRGGERGSAVLELPRTARLVCVEYPGLVRDVGAMLRTLGGEQGVSRIYADPAKRLELYFRPKDPYCHPVCANRFPTSTMLLRVKRRTKKKKPSDTEEEIQPEVQFEMEILGTVTTVYKFQGMSDFQYLAMHSGPDGKPTSMYDKVLMLKPEKEEFFNQELPLYIPPPIFSRLDTPIDYFYRPDIQHREGYNNPQVSGENLIGLCRARRPHNAIFVNFDDEEIPAKPLDAAEQTWKKVCTNTVDKKVEEELRKLFEVRPVWSRNAVKANISVHPDKLKLLLPYLAYYMLTGPWRSLWVRFGYDPRKHSEAKIYQVLDFRIRCGMKYGYAPNDMPVKAKRSTYNYSLPITVKKPVSHTVSVHDLKQGLGTSGAAGAKKPASSRYKLKESVYVFREGALPPYRQMFYQLCDLNVESLQKIIHRNDGTESECTERDGWCLPKTSDDLRDSMSLMIKQIIRSTRPALFSSTTSSEDGKEQLAYESGEDEDDEEEEEEEFKPSDGSENEMETEILDYV, from the exons atggcggcggcgaagcgcggaggggagcggggctcggcCGTGCTGGAGCTGCCCCGCACGGCGCGGCTGGTGTGCGTGGAGTACCCGGGGCTGGTGCGGGACGTCGGGGCCATGCTGCGGAcgctgggaggagagcagggcgTGTCGCGG ATCTACGCCGACCCCGCCAAAAGGCTGGAGCTGTATTTCCGCCCCAAGGACCCGTACTGCCATCCCGTGTGTGCCAATCGCTTCCCCACCTCCACCATGCTGCTCAGGGTGAAGAGGAGGACCAAGAAGAAGAAGCCGTCAGACACCGAAGAAGAAATCCAGCCAGAAGTCCAGTTTGAAATGGAAATTCTTGGGACTGTCACCACCGTTTACAAATTTCAAG GAATGTCTGATTTCCAGTACCTGGCGATGCACTCTGGTCCTGATGGCAAACCAACCTCCATGTATGACAAAGTCCTAATGCTCAAACcagagaaggaagaatttttcaaTCAAGAATTACCGCTCTACATCCCGCCACCGATTTTCTCACGTCTGGACACTCCCATTGACTATTTTTATCGGCCAGATATACAGCACCG GGAGGGCTACAACAATCCCCAGGTGTCAGGGGAGAACCTGATTGGGCTCTGCAGGGCCCGTCGCCCACACAACGCCATCTTTGTGAACTTTGATGATGAAGAAATCCCAGCTAAACCCCTGGATGCCGCTGAACAGACCTGGAAGAAAGTGTGCACCAATACTGTGGATAAAAAGGTGGAGGAAGAGCTGAGAAAG CTCTTTGAAGTCCGTCCTGTCTGGTCTCGGAATGCAGTAAAAGCCAACATCAGTGTCCACCCGGACAAGCTGAAGCTTCTGCTGCCATATTTGGCCTATTACATG TTAACAGGTCCCTGGAGAAGCTTATGGGTTAGGTTTGGGTACGACCCCAGAAAACATTCTGAAGCAAAGATTTATCAAGTACTGGACTTCCGCATTCGCTGTGGAATGAAATATG GTTACGCCCCTAATGACATGCCCGTGAAAGCAAAACGCAGCACCTATAACTACAGTCTGCCCATCACTGTCAAGAAGCCAG taaGTCACACAGTCAGTGTACACGATCTGAAACAGGGGCTTGGTACATCTGGTGCAGCCGGGGCAAAAAAGCCTGCCTCCAGCAGGTATAAACTGAAG gAATCCGTCTACGTTTTCCGAGAAGGAGCCTTACCCCCTTATCGGCAGATGTTCTACCAGCTCTGTGACTTGAATGTGGAAAG tCTACAGAAAATCATCCATCGGAATGACGGCACAGAGTCAGAATGCACAGAGCGGGATGGGTGGTGCCTTCCAAAGACTAGTGATGACCTGCGAGATAGCATGTCTCTGATGATTAAGCAGATAATCAGATCCACCAGACCTG CTCTTTTCTCAAGTACAACAAGCAGCGAAGATGGCAAAGAGCAGCTGGCATATGAGTCTGGAGAGGATGAggatgatgaagaggaggaggaagaggaattcAAGCCTTCTGATGGGAGTGAAAATGAAATGGAGACAGAAATTCTGGACTATGTGTGA
- the GTF3C5 gene encoding general transcription factor 3C polypeptide 5 isoform X2: MLLRVKRRTKKKKPSDTEEEIQPEVQFEMEILGTVTTVYKFQGMSDFQYLAMHSGPDGKPTSMYDKVLMLKPEKEEFFNQELPLYIPPPIFSRLDTPIDYFYRPDIQHREGYNNPQVSGENLIGLCRARRPHNAIFVNFDDEEIPAKPLDAAEQTWKKVCTNTVDKKVEEELRKLFEVRPVWSRNAVKANISVHPDKLKLLLPYLAYYMLTGPWRSLWVRFGYDPRKHSEAKIYQVLDFRIRCGMKYGYAPNDMPVKAKRSTYNYSLPITVKKPVSHTVSVHDLKQGLGTSGAAGAKKPASSRYKLKESVYVFREGALPPYRQMFYQLCDLNVESLQKIIHRNDGTESECTERDGWCLPKTSDDLRDSMSLMIKQIIRSTRPALFSSTTSSEDGKEQLAYESGEDEDDEEEEEEEFKPSDGSENEMETEILDYV, from the exons ATGCTGCTCAGGGTGAAGAGGAGGACCAAGAAGAAGAAGCCGTCAGACACCGAAGAAGAAATCCAGCCAGAAGTCCAGTTTGAAATGGAAATTCTTGGGACTGTCACCACCGTTTACAAATTTCAAG GAATGTCTGATTTCCAGTACCTGGCGATGCACTCTGGTCCTGATGGCAAACCAACCTCCATGTATGACAAAGTCCTAATGCTCAAACcagagaaggaagaatttttcaaTCAAGAATTACCGCTCTACATCCCGCCACCGATTTTCTCACGTCTGGACACTCCCATTGACTATTTTTATCGGCCAGATATACAGCACCG GGAGGGCTACAACAATCCCCAGGTGTCAGGGGAGAACCTGATTGGGCTCTGCAGGGCCCGTCGCCCACACAACGCCATCTTTGTGAACTTTGATGATGAAGAAATCCCAGCTAAACCCCTGGATGCCGCTGAACAGACCTGGAAGAAAGTGTGCACCAATACTGTGGATAAAAAGGTGGAGGAAGAGCTGAGAAAG CTCTTTGAAGTCCGTCCTGTCTGGTCTCGGAATGCAGTAAAAGCCAACATCAGTGTCCACCCGGACAAGCTGAAGCTTCTGCTGCCATATTTGGCCTATTACATG TTAACAGGTCCCTGGAGAAGCTTATGGGTTAGGTTTGGGTACGACCCCAGAAAACATTCTGAAGCAAAGATTTATCAAGTACTGGACTTCCGCATTCGCTGTGGAATGAAATATG GTTACGCCCCTAATGACATGCCCGTGAAAGCAAAACGCAGCACCTATAACTACAGTCTGCCCATCACTGTCAAGAAGCCAG taaGTCACACAGTCAGTGTACACGATCTGAAACAGGGGCTTGGTACATCTGGTGCAGCCGGGGCAAAAAAGCCTGCCTCCAGCAGGTATAAACTGAAG gAATCCGTCTACGTTTTCCGAGAAGGAGCCTTACCCCCTTATCGGCAGATGTTCTACCAGCTCTGTGACTTGAATGTGGAAAG tCTACAGAAAATCATCCATCGGAATGACGGCACAGAGTCAGAATGCACAGAGCGGGATGGGTGGTGCCTTCCAAAGACTAGTGATGACCTGCGAGATAGCATGTCTCTGATGATTAAGCAGATAATCAGATCCACCAGACCTG CTCTTTTCTCAAGTACAACAAGCAGCGAAGATGGCAAAGAGCAGCTGGCATATGAGTCTGGAGAGGATGAggatgatgaagaggaggaggaagaggaattcAAGCCTTCTGATGGGAGTGAAAATGAAATGGAGACAGAAATTCTGGACTATGTGTGA